The DNA segment CAGAACATAATAGTTGAAGGCTTGAGGAGCGATAATGTCATCAGCATTGGTCATACTGCAACATGAAAAGAGGTTCATGAATCATGATTTTTAAGTCCCTCTGATGTgtaaattttcaataaatattcaAGGACATGTGCAAACTAATGAATACATATCATATCAATTTCTTCACAGGTTCTTGTATTCAGTTAGAGTAGAAAAGAGCATTATAAACATTAAAGAAGATATGAAAAGATTAAGAAACAAAAGATAAAAGCAGTTGGTGACCTCCACATATTTGACATGAAGCACAACTCGATTTATAAGCTAATGCCTATTAAATTGGTGGAGACTGTAGTTTAGCAGCTGTAATGACGATTACCATCATCATCAAAGACAAAAGCATAATTTTAACTTGTAGTGTGGAACATTGCTGATTTGCTTGAAGCCCTCAATTCTAACCTCTTTGTTGCTATAATATCCTTGGTTCTAAACAACCAAactgatttttgggtttttagTTCCTTGTCATATACCAAACAAGTACGACTCCTTGATTGTCCACTAAAAAACTTAGGTCTTACTAGATAGTGAAGGATGATGTATAATCACACAAAATGATGTATTGAATGTTGAGATATGTGGAAACAGCTTGTTTCAGTCTCTTTCAACTCACCACTTTATCTTGATTTAGAAAGGTCCCAAGATAATTGTAATTATGCGAGTTTCTTCGATAGGTACCTAATGTAAAATAAGACTACTGGAACGGCCAGTGAAActtgttttattttgaattaatacCCATATCAAGAGCAATCGTCTGTCCCAACCTCAAATACCCACTAATATAGATTAGTTTGGCACATGCCCTGCACTTTGATCTTCTGTCTGAGTTTTTAAACTACTTTCTTCATTCTTAATCTTTTGACATTTTGCAGGGCGTCTGTGGATGTGATAGATTTGTTAGTGGTTCAATCCGTGATGTTGTTCGGACGATAGTAGAGAAAGATGGATACCGTGGTCTTATGAGAGGATGGATGCCTAGAATGCTCTTCCATGCTCCAGCTGCTGCGATATGTTGGTCCACTTATGAAGCTGCAAAATCTTTTTTCCAAGAATTAAACGTAACCAACCAAAGGGGCAACGTGACTTGAGAAAGGGCGGATAGgttgctttattttatttttccttctCGGTAGATACCCTGTATGATCATGGCAAGCAATATGGCCAGGGGATGGATTTCTTTGGGAAAGAACTGCTTGCTGATGATTTGATGGAATTCTTTGGAGTAATGATGTGATTCATACGAATCTTAGAGGCAGCCATTCATACGAATCTTAGAGGCGGCCATTCATGTAGCGCCGTGTTTATTTACTATGTGTTGTAATCGGCATTTGCTTCACAGATGCAATAATCTGGTAATTTTAGAAGGGTAAATTTCTCATTACTTTTTGAAATCATATACAACTGTTGCTCCTACAtgccatgcatgattttatattcTAATATGAGGTTTTATGTTATTTGAACTTGTAACCTAAATTCATACCGAGTCCGCTTCATTGATCTCATCGCTCAATTAAGACCATCATGATATGCTTAGTTTTCAAGGAGTGGAAACCTTTTGTTGTAGATGATTGCTTTAATTCTCGCATGTGCTTTACAAAATCATGCATCATCCGAATAGTTTTTTTGAGCCAAAATGAGATGTGATAAATATTTGGTTATTAGCCCAAAATGAGATATGATAGAATGTTTGGTTATGGAACAAATTATGTCAAATAagttatgttttaattaatataacaaATGTTATAATTTCATATATAAATTGTAATCAATTTGCAAATGATATAGAGTCGATACAATAATGCCAAATAATAAACACAGATTCCACAACTATTATCCAAGCTTCGTAGGCCACAGACGGGGGAAAATGGAAAATGCTCTACGTAAGAAGATAATTAATCACACCTCTCCTCAGAAGGATTCATAGTCAAGAAAAATAGTTATCGAGTACTATTCCAAAGTGATTAGTAAAATGAAATCACATGTATGATTCGTTCGACAATCAGGAGAGCTATTAATCCAGCCAAACGCACCCTGAAGGTTCATCGTCCATATTTCTTCTACTTGAAGAGAAAATATCATTTAAGAGATAACGAAACCAACTGGCccatgaattattttgaatgaaaaaatatattatatccaAACCTTGTTTATTAGGCTATCATCAATGGTAATCTGAGGGAAAGTCGAGCTAGCTCAATGAGCTCTTCACCTGCCCAACAATTACAGTAATATCATCAAGCTTTCCACCTGCACAATTTCACAAGGTAAATCTCGATTTAAGTATCAAAACCACTGGGAATTAACCAGTCGGTCAGTGGCATTAATCAAACTCTTGCCTGTTAACTTCATTACCAAAAGTTTCTTCCACCAAGGAACTTCGAAACCCTGATCACGAAACAACGTTCCCATGCAATCAATCATGTAAGAAAGGACATTATGTAGTTGTAGAGAGAGAGAAATACATGAACTCGAGCTTCCAGCGAATAAGGGGATTCGAAACTAGAATCCTTCAAATGGATCAGAGCTAAATTAGCCAATGCATTTGCTACCATCCAGATATATCAATCAAAACACAACAAAACTACCCGACCAAGCTTTAAATTCGTGGGAAGAAAAACTGAATTTCACCGTACCAGCATCGGAAGTATTATCACATGAGCCAACTATTGAAACCATTttgtggggcccttaactcctaatcgttattacaatgcaatttgattagggttaactaatcacagcggaaaacgagtttaaaatttctttacaatgagcccaaaatatgttatttgaatactaaaaatagtatttcatctcacatcataaaacatgcccacacataatcaaaacaactcataaaacaacaaatcatatcctcgggacatgccccggtatatagatacatccTTATACTGGGAACAAAcataaaacctcagctcaaacggtgactccctccagaagtaccatctccggtctcctgatatcctggagtccCTGTCATTGTCCaaatacaaagacaacaacagccccatctggggtgagcaaagctcagtctgaagcaaccacaatatataccacagatatctaaacaatgatatatgatatgcaatgcatgtatgtcgtggaggtatcaggtcaaatgcccatccactgagtacatgtcagaatcaaacgaatcgctatcaaatcaatgctcgagctggcacaccggcctcaatcagggataatcgtatgatagcgtcgacaaagcgccatcaaatcccaaatctcaatccaatcaatccaatcaaaccgacatatatcatataatacagatacctgtcgtatgttatcccgtcgcaacatacctcaattcttcgttccagttgatgtagcctgaagatatcggtataacactttatctacatcaataacatactcattccaatcaataacctaatcaaaaatcattaatatgagtttcaaatatcatttgaaacttcaaaaattcatatcaaattcaaatcataatataattcaattccgacttcgaatatgagtttcttatcggttattctactatatataagaaattcaacttcaaatacatgctattccatcACTTTGATAATTAGAACTGCTGGAACTcgaagaaaattacctcagtcgaaagccctcgacgcgacgatcacaaatatataatttgtttcgcgtttagacagcgtttcgaagtcgattcggacgaaagaaaatcgaaatctctCGTATTCTCTCGAAACCTCtgaaataaaatgaagaaaagaagaagaaacctcgttcttatcactccaccgcttcggcgctcgggcggtagaattctcgcgcccgagcgcgagacgtTCTGCCCCCGAGTGTCACTTgctccgcgctcgggcggtcaaaaactaccgctcgggcgcggcatgttctgtccgagaacaCCCCTTAttccacactggcgctcgggcggtcattttctaccgctcgggcgccacatgttctgtccaaatattgattttggtattatattggTGTCCGGCTTTTCCACTCGATCTCTTACCACGTCAATTCGTATTCAATacttattttctcaatttcattgtcatgatatacatcatatacataatcacatgacaatttcataaattatcgataatcacacaggatttacgataatacgatacacggtccttacacaTTTCTTGGTCAAAAAGATTATCAAAGAGTCCATCTGAGCCCATCACAACCATATCCGCTTCAATATTAGTTTCTGAGGATAATGGAGGAGGAGGAGGGTAATGTGGTGGTGAAGGAGGAGTAACGTGCACGGACACTTGTAAAGGAGGAGTAGGCAGTGCCTTTCGAAATGGAGCCGGAATATTCATTTTGTTCATCAAATGCAAAACCTGTATTGATGAATAAAAAAGGATAAATAGCAGGAGAAAATGCAAAATGGATTATGAATTAaaaggaagaaaacaaaaagGCGTAAAACTACATGTGACCTGTGTATAAAAGCGGGGGACAGCAGTGAGAGCGTTGACAATGTTGGTCAAAATATGACCATCAGGTGGTGGGTATGCATATCTAAGCGAACCCAGAGGAGCTATGGTTAGAACTAGAAGATATACTGTAAGTGACATGAAACTAATCAGGAATGTCGAAAATGGGACATACTCGAAGTGGGGAGGAAATGGATAGTCGACACCAAGTTTTTCAGCAATGGGTTCGCTTGGCCGTCTAAACCCATCAGAAGAACCTTGGGAAAGAGTATATGTGACTTCCTTCCTGCCGTGTTGAATGTCGGTATTTTCAGCCACCGTGCGAGCTCTCTCAACTGACAAAGATTTACCAAGAAAATGCAACCCGTGGAGGTGTTTCTGAGCTTGAGACGCGAAAGATTCGTTCTTGAAATCAAGAACAGCACAATTTTTCACCCTGCGAAAACAATTACAGAAAGATATCAAGACATTGAACTGGAAAACTTGAGACAAACAATTGATCAATGACCAACCTCGCGGGGCGGACAGAAGAAGCACCATAGTGAGAGAAGAGTCTCGAAAGAATGTCATCGAGAATTGCCTCAGGAAGATGGCGAACCAACAGGGTTACCGCCCTTTCTTCTTCTATCATCTCCGCCATCCGGAAAGGGTACAATTAGGCCACTGAACCGCTTCACACctacataaacaaataaattaattttactttctttaattaaataattaaaaaataacaaaatataaaaaaaattaacatttataagctttttcacaaaaaaaaattttataagctTGCTAAGGAGCCGAGCAGAGGTAATCACGATGGTGTTTGGCCGGTTTTTTCGTACTGTTACCTTGTCGTGCTATTCAAACTCAAAAAGGTTTGGATCACTTATCAAAGGTTTATGGATCATGTGTTTAAAGAGCATATCGGAAAGAATATCAAAATATAAGTGGATGACATTATGATCAAGACTAAGATGATCGATCACTTCATTCCCGAACTAGAACAGATTTTTCACACTTGGTGAATATAGATTGAAGCTAAACCCAAACAAGTGCATATTGAGTGCACAAAGAGGAAAATTCTTAGGATATATGGTACAATGAGAGGAATAGAGACCAACCCGGAGAAATTGCAGGCCTTAGCCTCGATGAGCTCTCCTTGTAATATTCAGGAAGTTCAAAATTTAACAAGAATGATAGCTATCATGGCACGATTCATAGCCAGGTCGGTTGATCGGagcttctttttctttaaagtgTTCCGCAAAACCaaaaattttgtattgaatGAGCAGAGTGAGGGGACATTTCAAGAACTAAAAGCATACTTAAAAGAATTACTGGTCCTCAACAAACTAGTTCGGGGAGAAGGTTTGCTTATCTACTTATCAGTAACACCCCGAGCTGCCAGTTCGGTCCTCGTCAAGAAAGAGGGAACAGCCCACCAGCCTGTTTATTTTGTTAGCCACGCTATGAAGGGGTCGGAGCTCAATTACACCGCTCAAGAAAAATTAGCTCTGACTTTGTTCATTACAACAAGAAAGTTGAGGCCTTACTTTCTGTCACACTCCATCACGGTCCTCACACATAGCACCCTGGGAAGAATTGTTACCCACCCAGATGCTTCAGGAAGATTGATCAAATCAGTGACCGAACTCAATGAGTATGATATCAAGTATGAGCCTCGAACAGCAATAAAAGCACATGCCCTAGTCGATTTACTTACAGAGAGACTGTACAACTACAACAAGAATAACAACGGAAGATATATGCGGACGGATCTTCTTGTCAAATGAGAAGTGGAGTCTGCATTGTGATCATATCCTCGTGGGGAGAAGAGACAAGGTTTTTGGTTTGGTTAGCATTCAGAGCATCAAATAACGAAGTTGAATATGAGACGTTTTTGTCAGGGCTCAAAGCGGACCACAATTTGAGAATTTCTCGAGTTGTTCTATATTCGAACTCTAAATTGGCTATACAACAAAGTAATGGGAAGTTCGATGTGTAGAATGGTAAAATGGTTAAATATGCTTTGGCACTTGATAAGGCCAAAGAAGAATTTTTCGAACTCATTCTGGATTTAATACATTGTTCTGATAATGAGAAGGCAGATCGGCTCGCCAAATTGGCCAACTCTCTCTCCTGACCCAACAAGCTCGACTTGATGGGCcatgaatttttctctcagctaGAATACGTAAACACAATAGTAGATGGTATACACAAAAAGGATTAGAGGCATGACCTTCACTAGTACTTGAAATATGAAAAACTTCCacgtaaagaaaagaaaacacgaGAAACCAAGAGAAGAACCCTCCAATTCATAATGATTGGAGATATATTGTACAAGATGTTTTTATCTCAACTATTTCTAAAATGCATTGGGAAAGAGGAGGCCAACTATGTTCTCAAGGAAATACGTGAATGGTGTTGCGGATATCATCTGGGATGTATGGTCTTAGCTCGCAAAGTTCTCCTGTCTAGGTTCTTTTGTCCGACCCTCCAAAAGGACGCATCTGCTTTGGTCAGATCTTAACATAATTGTCAGAAACACGAGAGCTTCCAAATGAGGCTCGTCGAATTCATTAAAGCTGTTGTGGCACCGTGCCTCTTCGACCAGTGGGAATGGACATCGACATGTCCTTCCTAGTTGTCCGAGGTCAAAGAAAATTCATATTAGTAGCTGtagattatttttctaaatgagTGGAAGCCGAGCCCGTAACCAGAATCACAAGAATCGAAGTGTTGAAGTTCTTATGGAAGAATATTGTTTGTCGATACAAGATACCCCGAAAACTCGTTTCTGATAATGGAAGACATATCTGCGGGTATAAAGTCCGAGATTGGTATGAAGAAATGAAGATTGAGTAGGCTTTCACTTTTGTGGTCTACCCACGAGGTAATGGACAAGTTGAAGTCACAAACAGATCGAGAGTGCAAACGTTAAAGGCCCGTTTAGGTACATCTCGGAGCAATTGGGCAGATGAACTTACGAGCGTACTTTGGTCATATCGAACTACTGTCAGGACCGGAACAAAAGAGACACCCTATAGCATGATGTATGGAACTAAAGCAGTGTTACCCACCGAAATAGGACAAGAAAGTGCGAGAATAGTCAGATACAACTCTGATAATAATAATCTGCAGGAAATGGATCCATATTTAGTAGTAGAATAAAAAAAGGACATGCCATCGTAAGAGTGATGGTTTATCGCAAAAGGATTATCCGAGTCTATAATAAGAGAGTGTATCCTCAATATTTTGATGAAGGGAACCTAGTCATGAGAAAGATTCAGCATCATGGGGAAAAGGGTAAGCTTGATCCCAGTATGAAGGACCTTTCAAAATAATTGGAAAAGCAAGGGTGGTAGCCTAATATGTGGAAGATGTAGAAAGGAAAAAAGTAAACAACATTGGAATGCTCAATACTTGAAGAAATATTATCTATGAGTATCAAGCTTACTCGTCTTGTTATGAAATAcattattatgtttattttcagttttttaATCTCTATTGTCATGAACAATCAAATCTCAAGTTGTTATAATAAAAGTTATCATTTTTGAGTCAATAAATTGCAAAAACCCGACCAGCTACGTAAGTTCACGAATGTGGCATTCACAAAAGCTCAACTAGATCGACACTATTTAAGTCCAGAATGTGGCATTCAAAAAACCCAACTAACTCATCACAATGCAAGTCCATGAAAGTGGCATTCACCAAAGCTCGACCAGTTTAGTATTCATAAGTTTAATAAAATTCAGCCATCGACCAAAAGCCCGATCTTACGCTTAGAAGCtttggggggggggggaggGGTTTCATGCTCAATAGCTCTTTATTTGATCTTTTTCCTTAGTAAAGTGTATGCCATGGTTCTTTATAAGGACTCGGATAGCATGTCTGCTTGGGTTCTCGGTTTATTACTTAGTCAAATTTTGGTTTCAAATTATAAGGGCTCGGAGTTCTCAGTTTATTACTTAGCCAAAATTTGGTTTCAAATTATAATGGCTCAGACAGCCAGCTTGCTCGGGTTTTCAGTTTATTACTTAGCCAAAGTTTGGTTTCAAATTACAAGGGCTCGGACAACAAGCCAACTCGGGTTCTCATCTTATTACTTAGCCAAATTTTGGTTTCAAATTATATGGGCTCAGATAGCCAGCCTGCTCGGGTTCTCGGTTTATTACTTAACCAAATTTTGGTTTCAAATTATAAGGGATCAGACAACTAGCTTGCTCGGGTTCTCAGTCTGTTAACCAAATATTGTTTCAAGTTGCATCCACGCAGATAACAGTCTTGATCGAGGTTTCATTTAATGGCCGCCAAATAGAACCCATGTCCTGCTTAGATGCCTCTTTCTTTCgagttttataaaaattatcatttGGCTAGTTTTTGTTTGGCATACATGTTTGGACACTTCTAAGGATCGAGCGAATATATTATGACGAAAAATTACACAATCAAATTGCTTAATACAAAGTTGTTTGATTTATGATTGGATTAGTTACTTCTAAAATATATTAATCAATCTAGTTtgaggaaaaaaacaaaaatgaaattaGTAGAATAGGTTTTTGGGATTAAAAAAACTC comes from the Primulina huaijiensis isolate GDHJ02 chromosome 8, ASM1229523v2, whole genome shotgun sequence genome and includes:
- the LOC140982877 gene encoding U11/U12 small nuclear ribonucleoprotein 65 kDa protein-like; the protein is MAEMIEEERAVTLLVRHLPEAILDDILSRLFSHYGASSVRPARVKNCAVLDFKNESFASQAQKHLHGLHFLGKSLSVERARTVAENTDIQHGRKEVTYTLSQGSSDGFRRPSEPIAEKLGVDYPFPPHFEYAYPPPDGHILTNIVNALTAVPRFYTQVLHLMNKMNIPAPFRKALPTPPLQVSVHVTPPSPPHYPPPPPLSSETNIEADMVV